One Microbacterium sp. W4I20 DNA window includes the following coding sequences:
- the pta gene encoding phosphate acetyltransferase gives MARSIYITSAEGHTGKSTIALGVLDALMRVTPRVGVFRPIARSVTERDEILELLLAHDGVHLDYDDCIGVTYDDVRHEPEKALSTIVARFKAVEAQCDAVVIIGSDYTDVASPAELGFNARIAANLGTPVLLVLSGRDQQRQAEQLGTTTARTAAAVGQIAALALSELSTERAELFAVIVNRADPEAFDGIVAEVSGVLPEDRTPVWTIPEDRNLVAPSIRGILAAVDGKLLKGDDDRLTREALTIVVAGMSMVNVLPRLTEEAVVVIPADRTEVLLAALLADSSGTFPRIAGIILNGPFPLPEPIVRLLDGFASSVPIITTDLGTYDTAVRVMGTRGRISPDSRARYDRALGLFQTHVDVSELTTQLGLAESRVVTPLMFEYGLIERARADRRRIVLPEGDDDRILRAAATLLAREVADLTILGDEAAIRARAIELGVDIAAAQVISTTDPELVERFAAEYARLRAHKGITLAQAADTVTDVSYFGTMMVHLGLADGMVSGAAHTTAHTIRPSFEIIKTKPGVNVVSSVFLMALADRVLVYGDCAVIPDPTSEQLADIAISSAATARQFGIDPRVAMLSYSTGESGSGADVDKVRAATALVRERAPELPVEGPIQYDAAADAAVAKAKLPDSAVAGRATVFVFPDLNTGNNTYKAVQRSAGAVAIGPVLQGLNKPINDLSRGALVDDIVNTVAITAIQAQSATGDGATEEGSA, from the coding sequence GTGGCGCGGAGCATCTACATAACCTCGGCCGAAGGCCATACCGGAAAATCGACGATCGCCCTCGGGGTGCTCGACGCGCTGATGCGCGTGACACCGCGAGTCGGGGTGTTCCGACCGATCGCCCGGTCGGTCACGGAGCGCGACGAGATCCTCGAGCTGCTCCTCGCACATGACGGGGTCCACCTCGACTACGACGACTGCATCGGCGTCACCTACGACGACGTGCGCCACGAGCCCGAGAAGGCGCTGTCGACCATCGTCGCCCGCTTCAAGGCGGTCGAGGCGCAGTGCGATGCGGTCGTCATCATCGGCAGTGACTACACCGACGTCGCGAGCCCCGCCGAGCTCGGCTTCAACGCCCGGATCGCCGCCAACCTCGGAACGCCCGTGCTGCTCGTACTCAGCGGACGCGACCAGCAGCGGCAGGCCGAGCAGCTCGGCACGACCACCGCGCGCACCGCGGCGGCCGTCGGGCAGATCGCCGCCCTCGCCCTGTCCGAGCTCTCCACGGAGCGGGCCGAACTGTTCGCCGTGATCGTGAACCGCGCAGACCCCGAAGCCTTCGACGGCATCGTGGCCGAGGTCTCCGGCGTCCTCCCGGAAGACCGCACTCCGGTGTGGACGATCCCCGAGGACCGCAATCTGGTCGCGCCCTCGATCCGCGGCATCCTCGCCGCCGTCGACGGGAAGCTTCTCAAAGGCGATGACGACCGACTCACCCGGGAGGCCCTGACGATCGTGGTCGCGGGCATGTCGATGGTGAACGTGCTCCCTCGACTCACCGAGGAGGCGGTCGTGGTGATTCCGGCGGACCGCACCGAAGTGCTCCTCGCCGCGCTCCTCGCCGATTCGTCCGGCACCTTCCCGCGCATCGCGGGCATCATCCTCAACGGACCGTTCCCCCTGCCGGAGCCGATCGTGCGCCTGCTGGACGGCTTCGCCTCCTCGGTGCCGATCATCACCACCGATCTCGGAACGTACGACACCGCCGTGCGGGTGATGGGCACCCGCGGACGGATCTCACCGGATTCCCGCGCCCGCTACGACCGCGCGCTCGGCCTCTTCCAGACGCATGTCGACGTCTCCGAGCTCACGACGCAGCTCGGTCTCGCGGAGTCGCGCGTCGTGACCCCGCTGATGTTCGAGTACGGCCTCATCGAGCGTGCACGCGCCGACCGGCGGCGCATCGTGCTGCCCGAGGGTGATGACGACCGCATCCTCCGCGCCGCGGCGACCCTGCTCGCGCGGGAGGTGGCCGATCTGACGATCCTGGGCGACGAGGCAGCGATCCGGGCGAGGGCGATCGAGCTCGGCGTCGACATCGCCGCAGCCCAGGTGATCAGCACGACGGACCCGGAACTGGTCGAGCGCTTCGCCGCGGAATACGCCCGACTGCGGGCACACAAGGGCATCACGCTCGCCCAGGCCGCCGACACCGTGACGGACGTGTCGTACTTCGGCACGATGATGGTGCACCTCGGCCTCGCCGACGGCATGGTCTCCGGCGCCGCGCACACGACCGCTCACACGATTCGTCCGTCGTTCGAGATCATCAAGACCAAGCCGGGCGTGAACGTCGTGTCCAGCGTGTTCCTGATGGCTCTGGCCGACCGGGTGCTCGTCTACGGCGACTGCGCCGTGATCCCCGATCCGACCAGCGAGCAGCTCGCCGACATCGCGATCTCGTCTGCCGCGACCGCCCGCCAGTTCGGCATCGATCCGCGGGTGGCGATGCTGTCGTACTCGACGGGGGAGTCGGGCTCCGGCGCCGACGTCGACAAGGTGCGCGCAGCCACCGCACTGGTGCGCGAGCGTGCACCCGAGCTGCCGGTGGAGGGCCCGATCCAATATGACGCGGCTGCCGACGCCGCGGTCGCGAAGGCCAAGCTGCCGGATTCCGCCGTGGCCGGGCGGGCGACGGTGTTCGTCTTCCCCGACCTCAACACGGGCAACAACACCTACAAGGCGGTGCAGCGCTCGGCCGGCGCTGTCGCGATCGGACCGGTGCTCCAGGGTCTCAACAAGCCGATCAACGACCTGTCGCGCGGAGCGCTCGTCGACGACATCGTGAACACCGTGGCGATCACCGCGATCCAGGCCCAGAGTGCGACAGGCGACGGCGCAACAGAGGAGGGCAGCGCATGA
- a CDS encoding acetate/propionate family kinase, which translates to MSAILVINSGSSSLKYSLIDVESENELASGLIERIGQDASPVAHTVRPETDADAVPTMLDATYRSEQPVADHHAAFSVMLAQFAEHGPSLETRAPVAVGHRVVHGGARFFAPTRIDADVERQIDELAVLAPLHNPANLAGIRAAKAVFTTVPHVAVFDTAFHQTLPPAAYTYAIDAELAAEHRVRRYGFHGTSHQYVSEKAAAFLGRDLADLRQIVFHLGNGASATAIDGGRSVETSMGLTPLEGLVMGTRSGDLDPAALVHLSRRAGLSIDELDSLLNSRSGLLGLAGRSDMRDILAGVEEGEDAATLAYDVYIHRLRAYAGAYIAQLGGVDVISFTAGVGENAARVRADALATLGFAGVEIDPARNEARERGIRRISSEASRVTVLVVPTNEELQIARQAAELL; encoded by the coding sequence ATGAGCGCGATCCTGGTGATCAACAGCGGGTCCTCCTCGCTGAAGTACAGCCTGATCGACGTCGAGAGTGAGAACGAGCTCGCCAGCGGGCTGATCGAGCGAATCGGCCAGGACGCGAGTCCCGTCGCGCACACCGTGCGGCCGGAGACGGATGCGGATGCCGTGCCGACCATGCTCGACGCGACGTATCGCAGCGAGCAGCCGGTGGCCGACCATCACGCCGCGTTCAGCGTGATGCTGGCGCAGTTCGCCGAGCACGGCCCGTCCCTCGAAACCCGAGCTCCCGTCGCCGTCGGCCACCGCGTGGTGCACGGCGGCGCCCGCTTCTTCGCCCCGACTCGCATCGATGCCGACGTCGAGCGGCAGATCGACGAGCTCGCCGTGCTCGCGCCGCTGCACAACCCCGCCAACCTCGCCGGCATCCGCGCCGCGAAAGCCGTGTTCACCACCGTGCCGCACGTCGCCGTCTTCGACACCGCGTTCCACCAGACGCTTCCGCCCGCGGCCTACACCTACGCGATCGACGCGGAGCTCGCCGCCGAGCACCGCGTGCGCCGCTACGGGTTCCACGGCACGAGCCACCAGTACGTGAGCGAGAAGGCGGCTGCCTTCCTCGGACGCGATCTCGCCGACCTCCGGCAGATCGTCTTCCATCTCGGCAACGGCGCCTCGGCCACCGCGATCGACGGAGGCCGCTCGGTCGAGACCTCGATGGGCCTCACACCGCTCGAGGGCCTGGTGATGGGCACCCGCTCGGGCGACCTCGATCCCGCCGCGCTCGTGCACCTCTCCCGGCGCGCGGGCCTCTCGATCGACGAGCTCGATTCGCTGCTGAACAGCCGCAGCGGTCTCCTCGGACTCGCCGGCCGCAGCGACATGCGCGACATCCTCGCCGGCGTCGAGGAGGGCGAGGACGCCGCCACCCTGGCCTACGACGTCTACATCCACCGGCTACGGGCCTACGCGGGCGCGTACATCGCGCAGCTCGGCGGCGTCGACGTGATCTCCTTCACCGCGGGCGTCGGCGAGAACGCCGCGCGGGTCAGGGCCGATGCTCTGGCGACCCTCGGATTCGCGGGGGTCGAGATCGATCCCGCGCGCAACGAGGCGCGCGAGCGCGGCATCCGTCGGATCTCCTCCGAGGCGTCGCGCGTGACGGTCCTCGTCGTCCCGACGAACGAGGAACTGCAGATCGCCCGGCAGGCCGCCGAACTGCTCTGA
- a CDS encoding HAD family phosphatase, which produces MPEALPDLFHADGVLFDLDGVLTPTAEVHMRAWKVVFDDVFERWGITPPYTDADYYDYVDGKKRYDGVASLLHSRNVEVPWGEVDDEPEAETICGIGNRKNAAFAISLRGEGIAPYPGSLALVEALHAAGVPLGVVSSSKNAEEVLGAAGIRSFFSIVVDGVVAEREGLASKPAADMFAAGAVALGVEPARAVAVEDATSGAASAAAAGIAIVIGVDRGTGADALRTAGATVVVDDLAVLLNDTRDNTRTDTRDNTSETA; this is translated from the coding sequence GTGCCCGAAGCCCTGCCCGATCTGTTCCATGCCGACGGTGTGCTCTTCGACCTCGACGGCGTGCTCACGCCGACCGCCGAGGTGCACATGCGGGCGTGGAAGGTCGTCTTCGACGACGTCTTCGAGCGGTGGGGCATCACGCCTCCGTACACGGATGCCGATTACTACGACTATGTCGACGGCAAGAAGCGCTACGACGGCGTCGCCAGCCTGCTGCACAGCCGCAACGTCGAGGTGCCCTGGGGTGAGGTCGACGACGAGCCGGAGGCCGAGACGATCTGCGGCATCGGCAACCGCAAGAACGCCGCGTTCGCGATCTCGCTGCGGGGTGAGGGCATCGCGCCGTATCCGGGTTCCCTCGCCCTCGTCGAGGCTCTGCATGCCGCCGGCGTCCCGCTCGGAGTGGTCTCGAGCTCGAAGAACGCCGAAGAGGTGCTCGGCGCCGCCGGCATCCGCTCCTTCTTCTCGATCGTCGTCGACGGCGTCGTGGCCGAGCGCGAAGGTCTCGCGTCGAAGCCCGCAGCCGACATGTTCGCGGCGGGCGCCGTCGCCCTCGGCGTCGAGCCTGCGCGGGCCGTCGCCGTCGAGGACGCCACTTCCGGCGCAGCGTCCGCTGCCGCAGCGGGCATCGCGATCGTCATCGGCGTCGATCGCGGCACCGGTGCCGACGCACTGCGCACCGCCGGTGCAACCGTGGTCGTCGACGACCTCGCCGTCCTGCTTAACGACACCCGTGACAACACCCGCACCGACACCCGCGACAACACCTCGGAGACCGCATGA
- a CDS encoding glycoside hydrolase family 65 protein has translation MIDRDRFPVDPWRLIETSYSEEGVGETLFTVGNGYLGLRGNHIEGRGAHEHGTFINGLHETWPIRHAEQAYGFAEVGQTIVNAPDAKIMRVYVDDEPISFDEADVREYQRTLDMRTGVLERVVVWETPSGKRVRIRDERIVSFEERHLAILRLEVTVENSDAPVTISCQLLNRQDGGNVYAGTPVSAQKKGGFDPRKSEKIADRVLQPDEFWQDGLRAALSYRVADSGMTVAVVADHIIETENEYDARKLIEGDIAKNVFRVQAKAGVPIRITKLVSYHTSRGVPPRELVDRCRRSLDRVTVEGVETQFRQQEKWLAAFWERSDVQIGGRDDIQQATRWCLLQLAQAAARADGTGVPAKGVSGSGYSGHYFWDTEIYVLPFLTYTSPQWARNALRARVQMLPAARRRAGQLNEAGALFPWRTINGEEASAYYAAGTAQYHINADVSFALGKYVRATGDEDFLRREGADIAIETARLWATLGFWRASRLVGEPQAGDGLETFHIHGVTGPDEYTTVVNDNLYTNVMARYNLRYAARIVREIEETYPEEYLRLVERTGLGAGEAEAWERAAEAMFIPYSEALGIHPQDSLFLEREVWDLAQTPADQRPLLLHFHPLVIYRFQVLKQADVVLALFLQGNHFTPEEKKADFDYYDPLTTGDSTLSAVVQSILAAEVGYQDLAQRYFEQSLFVDLHDLHHNAADGVHVASAGGVWTALVCGFGGMRDYAGELSFDPRLPAGWPSLSFPLQWQGSDLQVTLTKDELQVRVRSGAPVPFTVREEAYIATADEAVVVPLADQGPIIPGRPTLRQFADALREDGTRLSASVPVITTAIPIIESVD, from the coding sequence ATGATCGACCGCGACCGCTTCCCCGTCGACCCGTGGCGTCTCATCGAGACGAGCTACTCCGAGGAGGGCGTGGGGGAGACGCTGTTCACCGTCGGCAACGGCTACCTCGGTCTGCGCGGCAACCACATCGAGGGCCGTGGTGCGCACGAGCACGGCACGTTCATCAACGGTCTGCATGAGACCTGGCCGATCCGTCACGCGGAACAGGCGTACGGCTTCGCCGAGGTCGGGCAGACCATCGTCAACGCACCCGACGCCAAGATCATGCGCGTGTACGTCGATGACGAGCCGATTTCGTTTGACGAGGCGGACGTGCGCGAGTACCAGCGCACGCTCGACATGCGCACCGGTGTCCTCGAGCGCGTGGTCGTGTGGGAGACCCCGTCGGGCAAGCGCGTCCGCATCCGCGACGAGCGCATCGTCAGCTTCGAGGAGCGCCACCTCGCGATCCTCCGGCTGGAGGTCACGGTCGAGAACTCCGACGCTCCGGTGACGATCAGCTGCCAGCTGCTCAACCGCCAGGACGGCGGCAACGTCTACGCCGGCACCCCGGTCTCCGCCCAGAAGAAGGGCGGATTCGATCCCCGCAAGTCGGAGAAGATCGCCGATCGCGTGCTGCAACCCGACGAGTTCTGGCAGGACGGACTGCGCGCGGCACTGTCGTACCGGGTCGCCGATTCCGGCATGACGGTCGCCGTCGTCGCCGATCACATCATCGAGACCGAGAACGAATACGACGCCCGGAAACTGATCGAGGGCGACATCGCGAAGAATGTCTTCCGCGTGCAGGCTAAGGCCGGCGTGCCGATCCGTATCACCAAGCTCGTCAGCTATCACACCTCGCGCGGCGTTCCGCCGCGCGAACTCGTCGACCGGTGCCGCCGCTCTCTCGACCGGGTCACCGTCGAGGGCGTCGAGACCCAGTTCCGGCAGCAGGAGAAGTGGCTCGCCGCGTTCTGGGAGCGCAGCGACGTGCAGATCGGCGGCCGCGACGACATCCAGCAGGCGACCCGCTGGTGCCTGCTGCAGCTGGCCCAGGCCGCCGCACGCGCCGACGGCACCGGAGTCCCCGCGAAGGGCGTCTCCGGCTCGGGCTACAGCGGGCACTACTTCTGGGACACCGAGATCTACGTGCTCCCGTTCCTCACCTACACGTCTCCGCAGTGGGCGCGCAACGCGCTCCGCGCCCGCGTGCAGATGCTTCCCGCCGCGCGTCGGCGCGCCGGTCAGCTCAACGAGGCGGGGGCGCTGTTCCCCTGGCGCACCATCAACGGCGAGGAGGCCTCGGCGTATTACGCCGCCGGCACCGCGCAGTACCACATCAACGCCGACGTGAGCTTCGCGCTCGGCAAGTACGTGCGCGCCACCGGCGACGAGGACTTCCTCCGCCGAGAAGGTGCGGACATCGCGATCGAGACCGCGCGCCTGTGGGCGACCCTCGGCTTCTGGCGGGCGTCCCGGCTCGTCGGAGAGCCGCAGGCGGGCGACGGCCTCGAGACGTTCCACATCCACGGCGTCACCGGCCCCGACGAGTACACGACGGTGGTGAACGACAACCTCTACACGAACGTCATGGCGCGGTACAACCTGCGGTACGCGGCGAGGATCGTGCGCGAGATCGAGGAGACGTACCCCGAGGAGTACCTCCGGCTCGTCGAGCGCACCGGACTCGGAGCGGGCGAAGCCGAGGCCTGGGAGCGTGCGGCCGAGGCCATGTTCATCCCGTACAGCGAGGCCCTCGGCATCCATCCGCAGGATTCCCTGTTCCTCGAGCGCGAGGTCTGGGATCTCGCGCAGACGCCGGCCGATCAGAGGCCGCTGCTGCTCCACTTCCACCCGCTGGTGATCTACCGGTTCCAGGTGCTCAAGCAGGCTGACGTCGTGCTGGCGCTGTTCCTGCAGGGCAACCACTTCACGCCCGAGGAGAAGAAGGCCGACTTCGACTACTACGACCCGCTGACGACGGGCGACTCGACTCTGTCGGCCGTCGTGCAGTCGATCCTCGCGGCAGAGGTCGGCTACCAGGACCTCGCGCAGCGGTACTTCGAGCAGTCGCTCTTCGTCGACCTGCATGACCTGCACCACAACGCGGCCGACGGCGTGCACGTCGCCTCCGCCGGCGGCGTGTGGACCGCGCTCGTCTGCGGGTTCGGCGGGATGCGCGACTACGCGGGCGAGCTCAGCTTCGACCCGCGGCTCCCCGCCGGCTGGCCCTCGCTGTCGTTCCCGCTGCAGTGGCAGGGCTCTGATCTGCAGGTCACCCTGACGAAGGACGAGCTGCAGGTGCGCGTACGCAGCGGTGCCCCGGTGCCCTTCACGGTGCGCGAGGAGGCCTACATCGCGACCGCCGACGAAGCGGTCGTGGTGCCGCTGGCCGATCAGGGGCCGATCATCCCCGGGCGTCCGACGCTGCGGCAGTTCGCCGACGCGTTGCGGGAGGACGGCACACGGCTCTCCGCGTCCGTTCCGGTCATCACGACGGCGATCCCGATCATCGAGTCCGTCGACTGA
- a CDS encoding DNA polymerase III subunit gamma and tau encodes MTTALYRRYRPETFGEMIGQSQVTDPLMTALRGDRVGHAYLFSGPRGCGKTTSARILARCLNCAAGPTDTPCGTCDSCVELSRAGGGSLDVVEIDAASHNGVDDARDLRERATFAPSRDRYKIFILDEAHMVTPQGFNALLKLVEEPPEHVKFIFATTEPEKVLGTIRSRTHHYPFRLVPPAAMLEYVAKLCGEEGVIVEQGVLPLVVRAGGGSPRDTLSLLDQLIAGSDAPAGSETVTVGYARAVSLLGYTHGALLDEIVDALAAGDAAAAFPAIDRVVQTGQDPRRFVDDLLERLRDLIVIAAVGAGASAVLRGIAEDDLERMRGQAAAFGSARLSRTADVVSAALDDMSGATSPRLHLELMVARVLAGATDAAAAAPTAAAAAPTRTPAAAPERAATPAAAPAAAAQATASVAAPAPAPAAKPTAPEPVAAEEPVAAEPAAAEPAAAAASPRGPVTLASVLAAWPAVLTRLEGISRTSWLLATAVQPLAYVTDTEVLTLGFTSQHDVGKFKGTTPGSGPSDHLRTAIEQELGVRVKYVPAPMPSGGGASGGAPRQPAASAPPTAADAAPASEPASAGSSRPKVLGQSASSVTEWAVAPIPTAEEPPSAPPAPAAPLPVDDEPEEVEAAASAPVPPADGIVDRDEPPLPGDDEAPAFDDEPPYDPSYEPPAPRQGPLVPSQAAVSTQATMSTHATTAVRRDAPAATAPQPPRAAPSASPVVTERAPSIGGVQRYGEAVIRQVLGATFLREEPYEPPTRFS; translated from the coding sequence GTGACCACAGCCCTGTACCGCCGCTACCGACCCGAGACGTTCGGCGAGATGATCGGGCAGTCGCAGGTGACCGATCCCCTGATGACCGCGCTGCGCGGCGACCGCGTCGGCCACGCTTATCTCTTCTCCGGACCGCGCGGGTGCGGCAAGACGACATCGGCGCGCATCCTGGCGCGCTGCCTGAACTGCGCGGCCGGCCCGACCGACACCCCGTGCGGCACGTGCGACAGCTGCGTCGAGCTGTCGCGCGCCGGCGGCGGGTCGCTCGACGTGGTCGAGATCGACGCGGCGAGCCACAACGGCGTCGATGATGCCCGCGACCTGCGTGAACGGGCGACGTTCGCCCCGAGCCGCGACCGCTACAAGATCTTCATCCTCGACGAGGCGCACATGGTCACCCCGCAGGGGTTCAACGCGCTGCTGAAGCTCGTCGAAGAGCCGCCGGAGCACGTCAAGTTCATCTTCGCGACCACCGAGCCCGAGAAGGTGCTCGGCACCATCCGCTCGCGCACGCACCACTACCCGTTCCGTCTCGTGCCGCCCGCGGCGATGCTCGAGTACGTCGCGAAGCTGTGCGGCGAAGAGGGCGTGATCGTCGAGCAGGGCGTGCTTCCCCTCGTCGTCCGCGCCGGCGGCGGATCGCCCCGAGACACCCTGTCGCTGCTCGATCAGCTGATCGCCGGTTCCGACGCGCCTGCCGGATCCGAGACGGTCACCGTCGGCTACGCCCGCGCGGTGTCGCTGCTCGGCTACACGCACGGGGCACTGCTCGACGAGATCGTCGACGCGCTGGCCGCGGGTGACGCCGCAGCCGCCTTCCCGGCGATCGACCGCGTCGTGCAGACGGGCCAGGACCCTCGGCGATTCGTCGACGACCTGCTCGAGCGCCTGCGCGACCTCATCGTCATCGCGGCCGTCGGTGCGGGAGCATCCGCCGTGCTGCGCGGCATCGCCGAAGACGACCTGGAGCGCATGCGCGGTCAGGCGGCGGCCTTCGGCTCGGCGCGCCTGTCGCGCACGGCCGACGTCGTGAGCGCGGCTCTCGACGACATGTCCGGGGCGACCTCGCCTCGCCTCCACCTCGAGCTCATGGTCGCGCGCGTGCTCGCCGGAGCGACGGATGCCGCGGCTGCGGCGCCGACAGCTGCGGCAGCGGCACCGACGCGTACACCGGCCGCCGCGCCGGAACGCGCGGCAACCCCTGCGGCTGCGCCGGCAGCGGCGGCGCAGGCAACGGCATCTGTGGCAGCCCCAGCGCCGGCCCCCGCCGCGAAGCCGACCGCCCCGGAACCGGTCGCCGCCGAAGAACCGGTCGCCGCCGAGCCGGCCGCCGCCGAGCCGGCCGCTGCCGCCGCGTCGCCGCGAGGACCCGTCACGCTCGCCAGCGTCCTCGCCGCGTGGCCCGCCGTGCTGACCCGTCTCGAGGGCATCAGCCGAACCTCCTGGCTGCTCGCCACCGCCGTGCAGCCGCTGGCGTACGTGACCGACACCGAGGTGCTGACTCTCGGCTTCACGAGCCAGCACGATGTGGGGAAGTTCAAGGGCACGACGCCCGGATCCGGTCCGTCCGATCACTTGCGCACGGCGATCGAGCAAGAGCTCGGCGTCCGCGTGAAGTACGTGCCGGCGCCGATGCCGTCGGGGGGCGGTGCGTCCGGGGGTGCTCCGCGCCAGCCGGCGGCATCGGCCCCGCCGACCGCCGCCGACGCCGCCCCTGCATCGGAGCCTGCGTCAGCGGGATCATCCCGCCCGAAGGTCCTCGGCCAGTCGGCATCCAGCGTCACCGAGTGGGCGGTCGCACCGATCCCCACGGCGGAGGAACCGCCGAGCGCGCCCCCGGCACCGGCCGCTCCGCTTCCGGTCGACGACGAGCCCGAAGAGGTCGAGGCGGCAGCATCCGCTCCGGTCCCTCCGGCAGACGGCATCGTCGACCGCGACGAGCCGCCGCTCCCCGGCGACGACGAGGCGCCCGCCTTCGATGACGAGCCTCCGTACGATCCGTCGTACGAACCGCCCGCACCGCGCCAGGGGCCACTCGTGCCCAGCCAGGCTGCCGTGTCGACGCAGGCGACGATGTCCACGCACGCGACCACGGCCGTGCGGCGCGACGCGCCGGCCGCGACCGCTCCGCAACCTCCCCGCGCCGCGCCCTCCGCCTCACCGGTGGTGACCGAGCGCGCCCCCTCCATCGGGGGAGTGCAGCGCTACGGCGAGGCCGTGATCCGCCAGGTGCTCGGCGCGACGTTCCTGCGCGAAGAGCCCTACGAGCCCCCGACGAGGTTCTCCTGA
- the recR gene encoding recombination mediator RecR has protein sequence MYDGIVQELIDEFGRLPGIGPKSAQRIAFHILQTPTFDVARLSELLTEVRIRVRFCEICGNVAEQERCAICRDPRRSQALICVVEDAKDVAAIERTREFRGLYHVLGGVISPIAGIGPDDLRIAQLMTRLADGTVQEVILATNPNLEGEATASYLSRLLTTMQITVSRLASGLPVGGDLEYADEVTLGRAFEGRRVL, from the coding sequence ATGTACGACGGCATCGTTCAAGAGCTGATCGACGAGTTCGGCCGACTCCCCGGCATCGGACCGAAGTCGGCGCAGCGCATCGCGTTCCACATCCTGCAGACGCCGACGTTCGACGTCGCGCGCCTCTCCGAACTCCTCACCGAAGTCCGCATCCGCGTGCGATTCTGTGAGATCTGCGGAAACGTCGCCGAGCAGGAGCGCTGTGCAATCTGCCGTGACCCGCGACGCAGCCAGGCGCTGATCTGCGTCGTCGAGGATGCGAAGGACGTCGCGGCCATCGAGCGCACGCGGGAGTTCCGCGGCCTGTATCACGTGCTCGGCGGTGTGATCAGCCCCATCGCCGGCATCGGGCCCGACGACCTGCGCATCGCCCAGCTCATGACCCGTCTCGCGGACGGCACGGTGCAGGAGGTCATCCTGGCGACGAACCCCAACCTCGAGGGCGAGGCGACGGCGAGCTATCTCAGCAGGCTGCTCACCACGATGCAGATCACCGTGTCGCGCCTGGCCTCGGGGCTCCCCGTCGGCGGCGACCTCGAGTACGCCGACGAGGTCACGCTCGGCCGAGCCTTCGAGGGCCGGCGCGTCCTGTGA
- a CDS encoding DMT family transporter, with product MNAQGGFSRRGWLLFGAMAMLWGVPYLFISIAVESLSPPAIVAGRTLIAALLLLPFAFRGGALRTALKHWPWVLLFGLVEMAGPFVLLGHAEITLPSGMTGLLVATVPLFAALIALGGGDRGVLRPARGIGLLIGFVGVAIVVAGPGLFGGEVSLLAAGEVLLVAILYAIAPFIVARKLADVPSMGTITLSLLMIGIIYLPIGLLTQHEVPTLPSLGALLALAVICTAVAFLAFFALIREVGPVRAPLFTYVNPVVAIILGAIVLSEPLTPGLLIGFPLIIAGCWFAGTGGRLRPAASAPLPATSPAAATLPPAP from the coding sequence GTGAACGCCCAGGGCGGGTTCTCCCGTCGTGGCTGGCTGCTCTTCGGCGCGATGGCGATGCTGTGGGGCGTGCCCTACCTGTTCATCAGCATCGCGGTCGAATCGCTGTCGCCGCCCGCGATCGTGGCCGGTCGCACACTCATCGCCGCGCTCCTCCTGTTGCCGTTCGCCTTCCGCGGCGGAGCCCTACGCACGGCCCTGAAGCACTGGCCGTGGGTGCTCCTCTTCGGGCTCGTCGAGATGGCGGGGCCCTTCGTCCTCCTCGGGCACGCCGAGATCACGCTTCCGTCCGGCATGACCGGTCTGCTGGTCGCCACCGTGCCGCTGTTCGCCGCGCTGATCGCACTCGGCGGCGGCGATCGCGGCGTGCTCCGCCCCGCGCGGGGGATCGGACTCCTCATCGGCTTCGTGGGCGTCGCGATCGTGGTCGCAGGACCGGGGCTGTTCGGCGGGGAGGTCAGCCTGCTCGCCGCCGGAGAGGTGCTGCTCGTCGCCATCCTCTACGCGATCGCTCCGTTCATCGTGGCCCGCAAGCTCGCCGACGTTCCCTCGATGGGGACGATCACGCTCTCGCTGCTCATGATCGGGATCATCTACCTCCCGATCGGTCTGCTCACCCAGCACGAGGTGCCGACGCTGCCGTCGCTCGGCGCGTTGCTCGCCCTCGCTGTGATCTGCACCGCCGTCGCCTTCCTCGCGTTCTTCGCGCTCATCCGCGAGGTGGGTCCGGTGCGCGCCCCGCTGTTCACCTACGTCAACCCCGTGGTCGCGATCATCCTCGGCGCGATCGTGCTGTCCGAGCCGCTCACGCCCGGCCTCCTGATCGGCTTCCCGCTGATCATCGCCGGATGCTGGTTCGCCGGGACCGGCGGGCGGCTGCGACCCGCGGCATCCGCTCCGCTCCCTGCCACGAGCCCGGCCGCGGCGACGCTTCCGCCTGCTCCGTGA